The following are from one region of the Salicibibacter kimchii genome:
- a CDS encoding aldo/keto reductase family protein gives MEYRFLGNTGVKVSEISLGSWLTYGGYVEKDAALQSIHKAYDLGINFFDTANVYRRGEAEKVVGEALREYPRESYVLATKVFNPMGEGPNDRGLSRKHIIEQCNASLKRLGHDYIDLYYCHRYDPETPLYETLRALDDLVRQGKVLYIGVSEWSPAQIAEALHIADKRLLDRLVVNQPIYNMLNRYIEKEIIPQGEQHGIGQVVFSPLAQGVLSGKYQKGSDIPADSRAAENFKVISRFLNDESLDRVAELQDVAAKEELSLSQLAITWILRQDNVSSALIGASRPEQVEENVKASGVKLSDGALERIETILG, from the coding sequence TTGGAATATCGTTTTTTAGGAAACACCGGTGTGAAAGTCAGTGAAATCAGCCTTGGAAGTTGGCTTACTTATGGCGGTTATGTTGAAAAAGATGCAGCCCTTCAATCCATCCATAAAGCCTACGATCTCGGCATCAACTTTTTCGATACCGCCAATGTCTACCGGCGCGGTGAAGCCGAGAAAGTCGTCGGCGAGGCTTTGAGAGAATACCCGCGTGAATCATACGTACTCGCGACGAAAGTTTTTAACCCAATGGGCGAAGGTCCAAACGATCGGGGACTCTCCCGCAAACACATCATTGAACAATGCAACGCCAGCCTGAAAAGGCTCGGCCATGATTATATCGATCTCTATTATTGCCATCGATATGACCCGGAAACCCCATTATACGAGACATTACGCGCACTCGATGACTTGGTGCGGCAAGGAAAAGTGCTCTACATCGGCGTAAGCGAATGGTCTCCGGCACAAATCGCGGAAGCCTTGCACATTGCCGATAAACGGTTGCTCGACCGGCTCGTCGTAAACCAACCGATCTATAACATGCTCAACCGTTACATTGAAAAAGAAATCATCCCTCAAGGTGAACAACACGGCATTGGACAAGTTGTCTTTTCCCCGCTTGCCCAAGGCGTATTAAGCGGAAAATACCAAAAAGGCTCAGACATTCCTGCGGATAGTCGCGCAGCTGAGAATTTTAAAGTCATCTCCCGCTTTCTTAACGATGAGTCTCTCGATCGCGTGGCAGAATTGCAGGATGTGGCGGCGAAGGAAGAATTATCGCTCTCCCAATTGGCCATCACCTGGATTTTGCGTCAAGACAATGTCTCCAGCGCCTTAATCGGAGCAAGCCGCCCGGAGCAAGTGGAAGAAAATGTAAAAGCAAGTGGCGTGAAGCTTTCCGATGGGGCCTTGGAACGGATCGAGACGATTTTAGGATAA